The following are encoded together in the Lathyrus oleraceus cultivar Zhongwan6 chromosome 3, CAAS_Psat_ZW6_1.0, whole genome shotgun sequence genome:
- the LOC127127519 gene encoding F-box/kelch-repeat protein At3g23880, with protein MSSSPPPFLPDDLITEVLSSVDVKSIMRFRCVCKFWNTLILDPTFVNLHLKKSAKQNPHLLLITDRSTTITRESLHGSYYENEVEHGVIPYSVSSLLENPSFTLSVDSYYLLRDKECSHIVGSCNGLICLRGQSNSLEHYDYWFQLWNPATRTKSPNFGFLRLFRNRPDCPSSVENGYYKFVFGCDNSTGTYKIMASRYNRREMRSHARILNLGDDVWRDIESFPVYPMYLDSAYKTYGDFGIYFKNTVNWLAVQNHFLYAFDETKDISVEHLVIVSLDLRSETYDQYLLPREFDVFPHAAPIIGVLGDCLCFSYCHKEIHFIIWKMEKFGVQDSWTQFLKIGYHNLQIDYDYSDEDIKYYFQLMPMFISKDGDTLVIKSSHEHQEIIYNWSNDRVERTKMTRRKAVTDDQTVEIVDSVSCSPRGYFESLVSVFWNNKTDRQDLIQCGNQELEEEQLRQSREDEFRGTSFVFRDMIFSCTVL; from the exons ATGTCTTCATCCCCGCCGCCGTTTTTACCAGACGATCTGATCACCGAGGTCTTATCCTCTGTTGACGTCAAATCAATTATGCGATTTAGATGTGTTTGTAAGTTCTGGAACACTCTCATTCTCGACCCCACCTTTGTGAATTTGCATCTCAAGAAATCAGCAAAACAAAATCCTCATTTGTTACTCATCACCGATCGTAGTACAACTATCACACGTGAGTCACTCCATGGTAGTTATTATGAAAATGAGGTCGAGCATGGTGTCATTCCTTACTCGGTAAGCAGTTTACTCGAGAATCCGTCTTTCACCCTTTCTGTCGACTCTTACTACCTACTGCGAGACAAAGAATGCTCCCATATAGTTGGTTCCTGCAATGGATTGATCTGTTTAAGAGGTCAATCCAACAGCCTTGAGCATTATGACTACTGGTTCCAATTATGGAACCCAGCCACCAGAACAAAATCTCCAAATTTTGGGTTCTTACGCTTATTTCGAAATCGTCCTGACTGCCCTTCCTCTGTTGAGAATGGTTATTACAAATTCGTCTTTGGTTGCGATAATTCTACAGGAACTTATAAGATAATGGCCTCACGTTACAATAGACGTGAAATGAGAAGCCATGCCAGAATTCTAAATTTGGGTGATGATGTTTGGAGAGATATTGAAAGTTTCCCTGTTTATCCTATGTATTTGGACTCAGCTTATAAAACttatggtgattttggtatatatTTCAAAAACACTGTTAATTGGTTGGCTGTTCAAAATCATTTTTTGTATGCTTTTGACGAGACTAAGGATATCAGTGTTGAACATTTAGTGATTGTTTCACTTGATTTGAGGTCTGAGACATATGATCAATACTTATTGCCTCGTGAATTCGATGTATTTCCACATGCAGCTCCAATTATTGGTGTGTTGGGAGATTGTCTTTGTTTTTCTTATTGTCATAAGGAAATCCATTTTATTATATGGAAGATGGAGAAATTTGGGGTTCAAGATTCATGGACTCAATTTCTTAAAATTGGTTATCACAATCTTCAAATTGATTATGACTATAGTGACGAAGATATAAAGTATTATTTTCAATTGATGCCGATGTTTATTTCTAAGGATGGTGATACACTTGTAATTAAAAGTAGTCATGAACACCAAGAAATTATCTATAATTGGAGTAATGATAGAGTAGAGCGAACAAAAATGACTAGAAGAAAAGCTGTTACTGATGATCAAACTGTTGAAATTGTTGATTCTGTCTCATGCTCGCCCCGTGGTTATTTTGAAAGCTTAGTTTCAGTGTTTTGGAAT AATAAGACGGACCGCCAAGACCTAATACAATGTGGAAATCAAGAGCTCGAAGAAGAGCAGCTAAGGCAGTCTAGGGAGGATGAATTCAGAGGAACAAGTTTTGTATTTCGGGACATGATTTTTTCATGTACTGTGTTATAA